The Bradyrhizobium diazoefficiens genome contains the following window.
GAAAAGCGGAAAATGATTTCAAGAGGGCCAGTCAAAAATTTCCAGGCCCGGATCAGCAAGACAAGGGGGTCCTCCCCCTCGGAGCTCCTTCACGCCTTGGTCCGCGCCCGTCCCTCCTCGCGCAGCACCAGCGACGGCCAGAATTTTGCCCAGGGCTGCGCCTGCTCGAACGCTGCGGCGATGCGGAAGATGGTGGGCTCGTCGAGCCAGGGCGCGATGATCTGAAGCCCGATCGGCATGCCATCGCGATCGAAGCCGCAGGGCAGCGTCGCCGCCGGAAGACCAGCAAGATTGATCGGCCAAGTGAAAGGCGACCAGCCGAGATGCGGATCGACCTTGCTGCCGTCGACCGTGTCGATGCCGATCCGGCCGGCCTCGAACGCGGTCACCGCGACCGTCGGCGTTACCAGCACGTCGACGCGTTCGAACAATTTCACGAAGGCGCTGCGCGCCTGGCCGCGGCGATAGCCAGCCTCGACATAGTCCGTGCCGCTGTAATGACGCCCGGCCGCAACAACAGCGCGATAATCGGCTTCGGAGCTGGCGAGATCGGCTGTGGTCCTGGTCGCGACCGCCGCCGCCTGCTCGGTGAAGGCGATCGGCTTCAGCGTGTGGTCCAGGATGCCCGGATCGAGCCCGGGACCATCCATGGTGACCTGCGCGCCGCAGGAATCGAGAATCGCGAGTGCCTTGCCAAATGCTGCGCACACGTCGGGACTGACGGCGGCGTAGCCGAGATCGGCGCTGGCGCCGATGCGAATGCCATCCAGGCGTCCCGCGTTCGTATCGAAACGGCGGGAGGGCACGGGCAGACTTGCGGCATCGCGCATGTCGTAGCCGGCGATAATTTCCAGTGTCAGCGCGGCATCCGCGACTGTCCGCGTAATCGGTCCGGTGTGCGCGAGCGACGCCCAGGACGGCGGCGAGAAACCGGGCGAGCGCGGCACGAGGCCGAAGGTCGGCTTCAACCCGAACACGCCGCAGAAGGATGCCGGCACGCGGACCGAGCCAACGCCATCGGTGCCGATCGCGATCGGGCCGCAGCCGGCCGCGACGCCCGCCGCCGCGCCGCCGCTGGACCCGCCGCTGGTGCGACCGGGATTCCAGGGGTTTCGCGTGGTCCCCGTGACCGGACTGTCCGCCGTGAGCTTGTAACCGGACTCGCAGGTCGTAGTCTTGCAGGTGATGATTGCACCCGCAGCCTTCAGCGCCGACACCACGGCGGCATCGGCCTCGGGCACAAAACTCTTGTTCATGGGCGAGCCGCCATAGGCCGGCACGCCCGCGACGAAAACGAGGTCCTTGATCGTGACCGGCACGCCGGCGAGCGGCCCCTTGGCCTCGCCCGCGCGCATCTGCCTGGTGAGACGATCGGCCTCCGCCCGCGCCTGCTCGTACATCGGCGTCACCACCGCGTTGCAGGCTTCGTTCGCGGCCTGAAGCGCGGCGATGGTATCGTCGACGACGTCGCGTGGGGTGAACGCCTTGCGCCGGTAGCCGGCCATGATCTCGGTTGCAGAAAGCGCGCCAAGGCCAGTCGGCGCCGGCGGGAAGGCCGTTCGGCCGGAACCATCAGTCATCATCGACCCTAAAGAGCTAGCTGAGCGCCGCGTCGACGGCGCGCTTGGCCATCACCGTGACGAGATGCGCACGGTAATCGGCCTCGGCGTGGATATCGGAGGTGAGACCGTCGGTGTCGATCTTGATCGCCGCGATCGCGGACGGATCGAAATTGCCCGACAGCGCCGCTTCCATCGGCGGCACGCGGAATACGCCGGAGCCTGCGCCAGTCACGGCGACGCGAACACCATCGGCGAATTTCGCGACGAACACGCCGACCAGCGCATAACGCGATGCCGGCGCCTTGAACTTTGCGTAGCCCGCCCTAAGCGGCACAGGAAAACGGATCGCGGTGATGATCTCGCCGACCTCAAGCGCCGTCTCGAACAGGCCGAGGAAGAACTTGTCGGCCGCGATCTCACGCGTGCTGGTGACGATGGTGGCGCCAAGGCCGAGCACGCCGGCCGGATAATCCGCCGCCGGGTCGTTGTTGGCGACCGAGCCGCCGATGGTGCCGCGGTTGCGCACAGCGGGGTCGCCGATCATCGAGGCCAGCGCCGCGAGCCCGGGGATTTTTGACTGCACCAGTTGCGAGGCCGCCACCACCGCGTGCGGCGTCATCGCGCCAATGGTGATGGTGGCGCCATCGTCGGTGATGCCCTTGAGATTTGCGAGTTTGGAGAGATCGACCAGTGCAGGCGGATTGGCCAGCCGCTGCTTCAGCGTCGGGATCAACGTCATGCCGCCGGCAACGAGCTTACTGTCCTCGATCGAGGTCAGGAGTTTCGCCGCGTCGGGAATCTGGTTGGGCTGGTGATAAGTAAATGGCTTCATGTTGTCCTCCCTATTCCGCGGCGACCGGCAGCGACGCGTTTTGCAGCAGTCGCCAGATCCGGTTCGGGGTCGCCGGCATGTCGACATGGGTGACACCGAGATGTGCGAGCGCGTCGACCACGGCGTTGATGACGGCGGCAGGCGAGCCGATGGTGCCGACCTCGCCGCAGCCCTTCACGCCCATCGGCGTGTGCGTGCAGAGCGTCGAGTGGGTCGTAACCTTCATCATCGGCATGTGGTCGGCGCGCGGCATGCAATAGTCCATCAGCGAGCCCGAGAGGAGTTGGCCGGAGCCCTCGTCATAGACGGCGTTCTCGAACAGCGCCTGGCCGACACCCTGCACGATGCCGCCGTGCAACTGGCCCTCGACGATCATCGGATTGATGACCGTGCCGACATCGTCGACCGCGGTGTAATTCACGAGCGTTACCGTGCCGGTCTCCGGATCGACCTCGACCTCGGCGATATGGCAGCCGCCGGGATAGGTGAAGTTGACGGGGTCGTAATAGGCCTGCTCCTCAAGCCCCGGCTCCAGCACCTCAAGCGGATAATTGTGCGGCACATAGGCAGCGCCCGCGATCTCCTCGAACGTCTTGGTACGGTCCGTTCCCGCAACCGAGAATTTGCCACTCTCGAACTGGATGTCGACCTCGGCCGCCTCGAGCAGATGGGAGGCGATCTTCTTGCCCTTGGCGATCACCTTGTCGGTCGCCTTCGACAGTGCGGCGCCACCAACCACCAGCGATCGGGAGCCATAGGTGCCCATGCCGAACTGCACCCGATCGGTGTCGCCGAACACGATGTCGACATTCTCGAAGGACACGCCGAGCTTTTCGGAAACGATCTGCGCGAAGGTGGTTTCGTGGCCCTGGCCGTGATTGTGCGTGCCGATCATGACCGTCACCTGGCCGGTCGGATGCACGCGCACCGTGGCGCTTTCATAGAGGCCGCCGCGTGCGCCCAGCCGTCCTGCGAAACGCGAGGGCGCAAGGCCGCACGCCTCGACATAGGTGGAATAGCCGAGCCCGCGGAACTTGCCCTTGCTGGCGGAGGCCGCCTTGCGGATGCCAAAACCTTGGACGTCGGCCGCAACCAGCGCACCGTCGAGACAGCCCATCGGATCGCCGGAATCGTACTGTACAAGTACGGGCGTCTGATAGGGATAGGCCTCCTTCGGGATCATGTTGCGACGGCGGATCTCGACGCGGTCGATGCCCATCTCGCTGGCTGCGACATCGACGATGCGCTCCAGCACGAAGGTGGCCTCTGGGCGGCCCGCGCCGCGGTAGGCATCGACCGGCACGGTGTTAGTGAAGACCACCTTCACATTGCA
Protein-coding sequences here:
- a CDS encoding xanthine dehydrogenase family protein molybdopterin-binding subunit; translation: MGNVIGIGAAPKRKEDQRFLTGRGNYVSDIKRHGMAAGVFVRSPHGHAVLRGIDTSAALGSPGVIAVLTGEDVKADGLGSLPCGWGISDAKGVPMKEPPFPMLAQGKVRFVGDMVAFVIAETPEQANAAAELLTIDYEVLPSVVGVLEAVRPGAPQLFDDVPNNICCDWELGDNAAVETAFRKAAHVAKLSLVNNRLIGNPMEPRAAIAAYEPGTDRFTLWTTSQFPHVVRFLMGALVLNIPQHKLRVVAPDVGGGFGVKQFHYGEEAVITWAAKRVMRTIKWVASRSEGYVSDRHGRDHVTEAELALDETGKFLAFRVNTLANMGGYLSTFGPNIPTNLYGPLLGGVYTTPAIYCNVKVVFTNTVPVDAYRGAGRPEATFVLERIVDVAASEMGIDRVEIRRRNMIPKEAYPYQTPVLVQYDSGDPMGCLDGALVAADVQGFGIRKAASASKGKFRGLGYSTYVEACGLAPSRFAGRLGARGGLYESATVRVHPTGQVTVMIGTHNHGQGHETTFAQIVSEKLGVSFENVDIVFGDTDRVQFGMGTYGSRSLVVGGAALSKATDKVIAKGKKIASHLLEAAEVDIQFESGKFSVAGTDRTKTFEEIAGAAYVPHNYPLEVLEPGLEEQAYYDPVNFTYPGGCHIAEVEVDPETGTVTLVNYTAVDDVGTVINPMIVEGQLHGGIVQGVGQALFENAVYDEGSGQLLSGSLMDYCMPRADHMPMMKVTTHSTLCTHTPMGVKGCGEVGTIGSPAAVINAVVDALAHLGVTHVDMPATPNRIWRLLQNASLPVAAE
- a CDS encoding amidase, which encodes MTDGSGRTAFPPAPTGLGALSATEIMAGYRRKAFTPRDVVDDTIAALQAANEACNAVVTPMYEQARAEADRLTRQMRAGEAKGPLAGVPVTIKDLVFVAGVPAYGGSPMNKSFVPEADAAVVSALKAAGAIITCKTTTCESGYKLTADSPVTGTTRNPWNPGRTSGGSSGGAAAGVAAGCGPIAIGTDGVGSVRVPASFCGVFGLKPTFGLVPRSPGFSPPSWASLAHTGPITRTVADAALTLEIIAGYDMRDAASLPVPSRRFDTNAGRLDGIRIGASADLGYAAVSPDVCAAFGKALAILDSCGAQVTMDGPGLDPGILDHTLKPIAFTEQAAAVATRTTADLASSEADYRAVVAAGRHYSGTDYVEAGYRRGQARSAFVKLFERVDVLVTPTVAVTAFEAGRIGIDTVDGSKVDPHLGWSPFTWPINLAGLPAATLPCGFDRDGMPIGLQIIAPWLDEPTIFRIAAAFEQAQPWAKFWPSLVLREEGRARTKA
- a CDS encoding xanthine dehydrogenase family protein subunit M encodes the protein MKPFTYHQPNQIPDAAKLLTSIEDSKLVAGGMTLIPTLKQRLANPPALVDLSKLANLKGITDDGATITIGAMTPHAVVAASQLVQSKIPGLAALASMIGDPAVRNRGTIGGSVANNDPAADYPAGVLGLGATIVTSTREIAADKFFLGLFETALEVGEIITAIRFPVPLRAGYAKFKAPASRYALVGVFVAKFADGVRVAVTGAGSGVFRVPPMEAALSGNFDPSAIAAIKIDTDGLTSDIHAEADYRAHLVTVMAKRAVDAALS